The following DNA comes from Anastrepha obliqua isolate idAnaObli1 chromosome 1, idAnaObli1_1.0, whole genome shotgun sequence.
tccatgaatttcaaagaaaatttcggttcatttttgataaatttacgaaccaTTTCGATAGAGTCTTTGTAGATTACTAATTTTGGGCGGCCCgcatgttcattgtcatttaagGCCTCAGGTCAGCTAGCGTTGTAACTTCCAAGGCGCTGACTCATTaagaagatggcgccatcaaaaacatttttatgactccagtcttgtttattttatatttttataaacttacCCTGTATTGCAATTAAGCTGCGACAGCGGTTCGCATTTCAGCAGAACTCCAAGCGAGCCAGTTGCATTGCAACAACAACGCACAACTCCATAAGCCAAGCACAAAAGGGGGTTACTCTAGTTTCACTGTATTTAGCGACTGCGCGACAAAAATTCCCCGAATTAAGCTGGTTGtcttttatatttgtaattCTTAGAATTAAGTCGCGCTtgaaattgctttaaaatactTTTGAGAATAAAAATTGGATCAAGTTAAGCCGAACTGCCAACCCAACAAGTTGTTTTAATAATCGCGGATAACTTGTATGTGTGACATGGTAACCCTTTCTAATGCATTTTTACAGACAAATTAATATTAAGTCCGTCCCCCAAACTGGAAAAAGTCTAAGTCTAATCAAATGTAatacttatgtaaataaaaatttaatttgtattaacTTCCTAACATAGAAAAATCAGAAATTATAGGCAGTGAAATTCTCATAATTATATGCACCTCCCTTGTGCATTAAAACTAATCGCagcaataactaaataaatgacAAGAGCTTTAtggatttatgtaaatattgcaTATAAAAATCGGTGATTTTTCAACTTTCTAATTTGTTTGTCATCTCCACTTACCTCAGCACCTTCGCTTGTTGGATGGaggcacaaaatatttatacttaacCCCATTGGCGATTGAATATTCACGTAGTAAACAAGTACGAAtgcttgtatgtttgtgtggCGCTTATATGTAAGTAGACCAGTAGCAGATCCTTACTCAATTACTAAATTactcaattatattatatgtacactGCACCTAATTTTGAGCGAAAAGCATTTCCCCTTCGGAAAATTACATAGATTACGCTGCACTACGCACCAACACAGGGAGGCACATGAATTTCATCCTTAACTTTCATGTGCATATATGGCGTCATTTTGTCACTCAATAGCTCACTTATGGTAatcatattatatgtaaattatAGCAATGCTTTCATAAGCGTATCCGCCATAAAGTACACAAATTAAAGGCCCCACAAAGGCACAAATAATATGCCGCTTAGGGATTAATTTGCAGCCACGAGTAGACCTGTAGTGTTGGGGGTAGAGCGTCGCAGAAGCCattcaaattcaataaaaacgcAAAGCAAACTCAAAGTGTCGCCACTCTCATTGACAGAATGGAGCGCATTCAGCTTTTACGCGGCATCCTTGCATTTCTTTTCATCATACACGCAGCCAATTGtgctaaaattcaattaaatttgtcTGACTACACAGTGGTGAACTTCCTACAGGATGTGCGACGTCTACACAACTATGACCAGGTAGTATTCGCACGTAATCGGAACATAACTGCCTTCACAGCCTTCAGAACTCCCACGAATGGAGAGTTAGAAAGCAGGCGTCAAGGAAAGGAAGTATCATTGGAGGTGGATTATGAGATgcaatttgtgcaaaatttaatgACAGATCTGGTAGCGCCAGTTATTCTTCTCAACGAGTTGAGCGTTTTTCCGCTGAGGAAGCACTTCAGCGCCGCCCTGATGGTGGTGGTGTACGTGGAGGAGTCGCTCGAATCACAGACGGGATTACTAAAAGCGCTCTTGGTAAGCTTGGAGTATCGCAGacaatcgaaaatattatttctaataaataacagCGACACAACGGCGACTTGTGATGACACTTTCCTACAGCAACTCTTTCAATTCTGTTGGCAGAGCAAAATGATAAATGTGGCAGCGCTATGTAGTGACTATAAGGTAAGCAAGTTCGTGGCGATAGTCATATTCTCATCCCCACATATAAATCATTTATATCATTTCTTACAGCTCACAGCTCAATTCTACAGCTACACCCATTTTCCTATATTTGCGCTTGAgtacaaaactttaaacgccgATCTGCTGCACTGGGGCCCCATCTACCCCTATCGCCTCGGTAACTTACAAGGCTTCAAATTGCCCTATATAATAGGCGGTTCCGAGCCACGCGTTattgtatataattataatGGTCGCAAAATAGTGGGCGGCTTTGCGGGTCATTTATTCGCGAATTTCGCACGCAAGCACAACTTTTCGCTCTACGAGCCACTGCCTATCTCCTCGTATACACAATTTGCCCCATCACAGGAATTGATTGCCGCCGTGCGTAATAACACCGTAGAGATTTCGGTTGCACTTACCTATCCAAATATCCCCTTGAATGGTTTCACCTATCCATACGAGCAGACAAGTTTTTGCATTTGGGCACCGGTAGAGGCAGATATACCGAATTCTGAATTCTTTTGGATTGTTTTCGAGGGACTAACCTTCGTACTGGTGATGGGTACACTCGTCATTATTTCCGTAGTGCTAAGTTTTGCGCTCTGGCAGCATGGCAACAGACCAGCTATATTAGATTTCTTCATGCACGATGCTTGTCTACGCAGTGTACTGGGTCAATCCATTCGGGAACTAAGTGGTGCACCCTTCGTGGTGCGATTCATTTATCTGCAAATGTATGTACTTGGAATTCTACTAACCACCTCATACAATTCGCATTTCGCCACATATTGGACGAGTGCACCGAAAGTGCAATCACTGCAAACCTTCGACGATATTCTCCATTCACACTGGAAAGTTTATGTTTTTGCACCAGAATactttgagctcatttttcgcATCAGAGATTTGGCCAAATATGCTCCCATGTTTCAGGTAGAAGCAAATTATCAAACCTTCTTAAAGACGCGAGATGCGTTCGACATGAAATATTATTACATGATACCAACTactaaatggaaaattttcaagGAGCAACAGAAATTTTTTACTACTCCTCTCTTTCGTATGCGCCTCGATTTGTGCTTATTCCGTAACATTCCGCTATGTTTTCCCATAAACAACAATTCGATATTTACAGAAATCACAAATGAAATGATTTTAGATGCCGCGCAATCGGGTCTAACGGAACATTGGACTCGGTCAGCGTTTCTGGAGTTAATCAGGGCAGGGCGTTTAAAATTCGTGGACTTAAGCCGCAAGAATGAGTTCAGGGCAATGAAAGTGCAGGACATGCAACTCGTTTGGTTTGGCTACGGCATTGTGTGTGCGTTTatggtttcaatttttttaatggagcAGTGCTACTTCTGGCGCaatcgtatgtacatatttttcaaagatAAAATTCTACGGATAAGTAAAAAATAGTTATACTTGAGGTTTAAGTGTGTGTAAAGTTTTGAATCATtgtaatgataaataaaaaaatgtctaataaaaaatatataataaaatccgcggaaaaagtttgtttatgctttgctttaataaaaaaaaatgtcttttaacACATCGGCTGATAAGTCCCCGGCCTACCAAAGAAAACATTTCTCTTTCaacattagttttatttatcgaCGTAATTTCCATCCAGAACAACGCAATAATTTCAGCGCCGCTCTAGCATTTCAGTACCTCTTtcgtagaacgatttatctctCGCCTCACAGTAGGAGAATTTCAGTGAGTGAAAtctcttaccggcgagcattttttttaggtttgcgAACAGCCAGACTCGCTGGGAGCCAGCTCTGGCGACTACGGTGAGTGTGCGACAATTCGAAGtttaattcatgtagttttgtcattgttttgattggCTTGTGACACGgcgcgttgtcttgatgaaacaaaacagtgagcaaacgcggcacccactttctTACAGTCAAATCCGAATGCAATATTCAGCCAAgacattcttttgatatctttacgatgtcagctaactcacacaACTGCAGTTTTCGATCATTCAGAACGATTTTGtggaccacgtttgaagtcagcaaattatcgatttattcttgttttattattattttatttacgaaattcttctgtttttttaaggttagtactaactctGGACATAATAGAATATGTTACACTATATTGGAAAACGCTTCATTTGATCTAATAAGCAGACTGCTCAggctttataataatattttcctcCATGGGATATTTCCACAAAACTGGAAAAACGCCGACATTATGGCAGTTTTAAAGCCTAATAAACCAAAAGCTGACGTCAATAACTCTTCTCTCTTGCCTCAGTAAAacgttagaaaaaattgttgcaaaacGCATCATGTGGTTTGCGCtaaggaaaaaacttttatctCCTAATCAAGTAGCATTTAAATCTGGGCAAAGTACGTCAGCTgtactattatattatattttgatcaTTACTTGTCAACCGCTATTTCCAGCCGAAACCATATCACTGTACTGGGTCTCGGCTTTGAAAAAGCGTTTGATAGAATCGGCATACATGTTGTATTGAAACAACTTAAAAATGGAGCATTGGCCAAAAGATATTTAACAtcgtaaaaagttttttaacaaaCCGCACTTTTCGAACTAAAGTCAACTATAAATACTCTGGTAGAGTACCCCTGTACAATGGAATAGCACAGGGTTCTCCCCTATCAgtgatattttttatcattgtATTTGATGAAATAAGCAACATTATTGAAAAATACGACGTCAAACACTCTATTTATGCTGATGACGtgttaatattttcaaagaGAAACAActtaaacgaaataaataacATATTCCATAATTTACTTGATGATATATCTCTCTGGGCACTT
Coding sequences within:
- the LOC129253335 gene encoding uncharacterized protein LOC129253335; translated protein: MERIQLLRGILAFLFIIHAANCAKIQLNLSDYTVVNFLQDVRRLHNYDQVVFARNRNITAFTAFRTPTNGELESRRQGKEVSLEVDYEMQFVQNLMTDLVAPVILLNELSVFPLRKHFSAALMVVVYVEESLESQTGLLKALLVSLEYRRQSKILFLINNSDTTATCDDTFLQQLFQFCWQSKMINVAALCSDYKLTAQFYSYTHFPIFALEYKTLNADLLHWGPIYPYRLGNLQGFKLPYIIGGSEPRVIVYNYNGRKIVGGFAGHLFANFARKHNFSLYEPLPISSYTQFAPSQELIAAVRNNTVEISVALTYPNIPLNGFTYPYEQTSFCIWAPVEADIPNSEFFWIVFEGLTFVLVMGTLVIISVVLSFALWQHGNRPAILDFFMHDACLRSVLGQSIRELSGAPFVVRFIYLQIDMRLQTQIMIKKDAFYDDLEATLADVPRGVIGDLHAKVGKNNYGFENEFP